In the Streptomyces sp. FXJ1.172 genome, one interval contains:
- a CDS encoding response regulator translates to MTISILIADDQPMIRSAYGMILGSQPDMEIVAQVADGTTAVREARRLRPDVCLLDIRMPGLDGLEATRLLAGPEAADPLRVLIATTFDLDEYVYQALRNGACGFLLKDGSPALLVEAVRAVAADNALISPAVTVRLLRHMTIAASEAASGKTPDRRHGAPGTRATGLELPLTSREMDVVRLLARGRTNEELAAELHISLSTVKTHLGSVQRKLAARNRVEIAAWAWENGVCAARQEPRGPAD, encoded by the coding sequence ATGACGATCAGCATCCTCATCGCCGACGACCAGCCGATGATCCGCTCGGCCTACGGCATGATCCTCGGCTCGCAGCCCGACATGGAGATCGTCGCCCAGGTGGCCGACGGCACCACCGCCGTACGGGAGGCCCGGCGGCTGCGCCCCGACGTGTGCCTGCTCGACATCAGGATGCCGGGCCTCGACGGCCTGGAGGCGACGCGGCTGCTCGCGGGCCCGGAGGCGGCCGACCCGCTGAGAGTGCTCATCGCCACCACCTTCGACCTGGACGAGTACGTCTACCAGGCCCTGCGCAACGGCGCCTGCGGCTTCCTCCTCAAGGACGGCTCTCCCGCACTGCTGGTCGAGGCCGTGCGGGCGGTGGCCGCCGACAACGCCCTGATCTCCCCGGCGGTCACGGTCCGCCTGCTCAGACACATGACCATCGCCGCGTCCGAGGCCGCCTCCGGGAAGACACCGGACCGGCGGCACGGCGCGCCCGGCACCCGCGCGACGGGACTCGAACTCCCGCTCACCTCCCGTGAGATGGACGTCGTACGACTCCTCGCGCGCGGCCGCACCAACGAGGAACTGGCGGCCGAACTCCACATCTCCCTCTCCACCGTCAAGACACACCTCGGCAGCGTCCAGCGCAAGCTCGCCGCCCGTAACCGGGTGGAGATCGCCGCCTGGGCCTGGGAGAACGGCGTGTGCGCAGCCCGGCAGGAGCCGCGGGGGCCCGCGGACTGA
- a CDS encoding peptidase inhibitor family I36 protein, with amino-acid sequence MGISWKRLAALAAAGASAVAIGLGTAGPAAAVQWNPGANCDAAVYKFCFYENPDYSGAAIGVPWNDIDGSPNFHAWPYLDDKISSVKNNMGYPLCLYRYENYQDLVLTVSPFHQLSRLSDYGADNKVSSFIRAATNNGGC; translated from the coding sequence GTGGGCATCAGTTGGAAGCGTCTGGCGGCACTGGCAGCGGCCGGGGCATCGGCCGTGGCGATCGGACTCGGTACGGCAGGTCCTGCCGCCGCCGTGCAGTGGAACCCCGGGGCGAATTGTGACGCAGCCGTCTACAAGTTCTGCTTCTACGAGAACCCGGACTACTCGGGCGCCGCGATAGGAGTGCCCTGGAACGACATAGACGGATCCCCCAACTTCCACGCGTGGCCCTACCTCGACGACAAGATCTCTTCCGTGAAGAACAACATGGGCTATCCCCTGTGTCTGTACCGGTACGAGAACTACCAGGACCTGGTGCTCACAGTGTCACCCTTCCATCAGCTGTCGAGGCTCTCGGACTACGGTGCGGACAACAAGGTGTCCTCGTTCATCAGAGCGGCCACCAACAACGGTGGCTGCTGA
- a CDS encoding serine/threonine-protein kinase — protein sequence MQPPDAHSPDANPGRLVAGRYRLLSPLGEGGMGTVWRARDEALRREVAVKEVRAPAGLPAAKAERMYARLEREAWAAARITARGVITVHDVVTDEGRPWIVMELVRGRSLSDLLAAGGALPPREAARIGAEVLAALRAAHDAGVLHRDVKPANVLLADDGRVVLSDFGIALVQGDTALTLTGEVVGSPEYIAPEQALGRTPDSAADLWSLGVLLYTVVQGRSPFRQDTALNTLRAVVDTDPPHPHRAGPLTPLIAGLLRKDPAERISAERTEEALRRVAAHDGDPGADTEATATSGTAVVRAGASPDGEVTATAGTVAPVPAPPATAAASRTAPGDSPAAVTAETGRTVGAPAVPSRPSPDDVITFADALTTGLVEPAEPPAPQPAPVPVPSPRRSRRTAYVLTAMGVVFVLLLGGLGYALTRENTAASAGPSVTVSVTGAGTAYAGACPPPQVRAPAFTATFQVTGLPVQFSYRWVSAHGAVVDPAWRTLSFPKGGPRTDRESVRLTTYAQTGTLTSAMAVEIRSPFQQVSTAVPFSLTCTP from the coding sequence ATGCAGCCACCCGACGCACACTCCCCGGACGCGAACCCCGGACGGCTGGTGGCCGGTCGCTACCGTCTGCTGTCCCCGCTCGGCGAGGGCGGCATGGGAACCGTCTGGCGCGCCCGCGACGAAGCGCTGCGCCGTGAGGTCGCTGTCAAGGAGGTGCGCGCGCCGGCCGGGCTGCCCGCCGCGAAGGCCGAGCGGATGTACGCCCGGCTGGAGCGGGAGGCGTGGGCCGCGGCGCGGATCACGGCCCGCGGTGTGATCACCGTCCACGACGTGGTCACCGACGAGGGCCGCCCCTGGATCGTGATGGAACTGGTCCGCGGCAGATCACTGTCCGACCTCCTGGCGGCCGGGGGAGCGCTGCCGCCGCGGGAGGCCGCGCGGATCGGCGCCGAGGTCCTGGCCGCGCTGCGGGCCGCGCACGACGCCGGGGTGCTGCACCGGGACGTGAAACCGGCCAACGTCCTGCTCGCCGACGACGGCAGAGTGGTGCTCAGCGACTTCGGCATCGCCCTCGTCCAGGGCGACACCGCGCTCACGCTGACCGGCGAGGTGGTCGGCTCGCCCGAATACATCGCGCCGGAACAGGCGTTGGGCCGTACGCCGGACAGCGCGGCGGACCTCTGGTCCCTCGGTGTGCTGCTCTACACCGTCGTCCAGGGGCGTTCGCCCTTCCGGCAGGACACCGCACTGAACACCCTGCGTGCCGTCGTCGACACCGACCCGCCCCACCCGCACCGGGCCGGCCCGCTCACCCCGCTGATCGCGGGGCTGCTGCGCAAGGACCCCGCCGAACGGATCTCCGCGGAGCGGACCGAGGAGGCACTGCGGCGCGTAGCCGCGCACGACGGGGATCCGGGGGCGGACACCGAAGCGACGGCAACGTCCGGAACAGCGGTCGTGCGCGCCGGGGCTTCGCCGGACGGGGAGGTGACGGCCACGGCCGGGACGGTGGCCCCGGTACCGGCGCCGCCGGCCACCGCCGCCGCCTCACGGACGGCGCCGGGCGACAGCCCCGCGGCCGTCACCGCAGAGACCGGCAGGACCGTCGGGGCACCCGCCGTCCCGTCGCGGCCGTCACCCGATGACGTGATCACGTTTGCGGACGCCCTGACCACCGGCCTCGTTGAGCCCGCGGAACCCCCGGCGCCGCAACCCGCCCCCGTACCGGTCCCCTCGCCCCGGCGCAGTCGCCGTACGGCATACGTGCTGACGGCGATGGGAGTCGTGTTCGTCCTGCTGCTGGGCGGGCTGGGGTACGCCCTGACGCGCGAGAACACCGCGGCCTCCGCCGGACCGTCCGTGACGGTGTCGGTCACCGGCGCGGGAACGGCGTACGCGGGAGCCTGTCCGCCGCCGCAGGTTCGGGCGCCCGCTTTCACAGCCACCTTCCAGGTGACAGGGCTGCCTGTGCAGTTCTCCTACCGTTGGGTGTCGGCGCACGGTGCGGTGGTCGACCCCGCCTGGCGGACGCTGTCGTTCCCGAAGGGCGGGCCCCGTACGGACCGGGAGTCGGTGCGACTGACGACGTACGCCCAGACCGGCACGCTGACGAGCGCGATGGCCGTGGAGATCCGGTCGCCCTTCCAGCAGGTGTCGACGGCCGTGCCCTTCTCGTTGACGTGCACGCCGTAG
- a CDS encoding FHA domain-containing protein: MSSVIVGRTGPFMGQTVVLGTAPLRFGRKNDNDVVIVSASASRLHAEIVAENGAYVLHDRGSRNGTYVNDRPVSRYVLSAGDVVRIGDETFLFETQEALETVMDLSRLDPLSAASPVADPGLLRVTVAGGGPVGLAFALLLEEALAGRVAITVYDGRWIAAGPSVVWKDETQGNVRRQQVVTIQSRQYLALTEEMRHALFRDEDRFSEMWPVGPDSVDGRPPRNIRIAYVEDRLLELARSKPAIRLVPSRFDPVEQEERLTGEHVLAICEGGRSRTREHFGDRFGAADATVYSLDGEHLQDVVLGLRVKSSLRDPMSVLLTVAQNRFLLNSLRGEGFLNMRLTREEARNVVGIDPVRQVFEECIAARPCVMSRHEDNEFVCPTHGTLFLPALLRGSPLWKRIQEGLRLFGVAEDDLSAVTSFRLDMVQRPRFTAQLSRATPTTPGTYGFLLGDAANAIHFWPGRGLNSGLASAVSLARSLSRAWRGRPLRDADFIRHEAAMSMLQYRHKSRAWNAMVTTDEHGVTRAVKDVIARSTEQPPSSGPAGPGDGQSDLETLLERMREIRERLAPRLPGMPTDEELRGHLGTLRPTTLRTLCDSGAWDTLIVGGEEADIDLFYQSDAPVYVARPQEPKAAAEERRGGSPRDPRVAGHEPGAQEAVPLG, translated from the coding sequence GTGTCATCGGTGATCGTGGGACGCACGGGTCCCTTCATGGGGCAGACCGTGGTGCTGGGCACCGCGCCGCTGAGGTTCGGGCGCAAGAACGACAACGACGTGGTCATCGTCAGCGCGAGCGCGTCCCGTCTACACGCCGAGATCGTCGCGGAGAACGGCGCGTACGTCCTGCACGACCGGGGCAGCAGAAACGGGACCTACGTCAACGACCGCCCCGTCAGCCGGTATGTGCTGAGTGCCGGGGACGTCGTCCGGATCGGTGACGAAACCTTCCTGTTCGAGACGCAGGAAGCGCTGGAGACGGTCATGGACCTCTCCCGGCTCGATCCGCTCTCCGCCGCCTCTCCGGTGGCCGACCCCGGGCTGCTGCGCGTCACGGTCGCCGGCGGCGGCCCCGTCGGTCTCGCCTTCGCCCTGCTGCTCGAGGAGGCGCTGGCGGGACGGGTGGCCATCACCGTGTACGACGGGCGGTGGATCGCGGCAGGTCCCTCGGTGGTCTGGAAGGACGAGACCCAGGGCAACGTCCGCCGCCAGCAGGTCGTGACCATCCAGAGCAGGCAGTACCTCGCCCTCACCGAGGAGATGCGCCACGCGCTGTTCCGGGACGAGGACCGCTTCTCCGAGATGTGGCCCGTCGGACCGGACTCCGTCGACGGCAGACCGCCCCGCAACATCCGCATCGCCTATGTCGAGGACCGATTGCTGGAACTGGCCCGCAGCAAGCCGGCGATCCGTCTGGTCCCCAGCCGGTTCGACCCGGTGGAGCAGGAGGAACGCCTGACCGGCGAGCACGTCCTGGCGATCTGCGAGGGCGGGCGCTCCCGTACCCGCGAGCACTTCGGCGACCGCTTCGGCGCGGCCGACGCCACCGTCTACTCCCTCGACGGTGAACACCTCCAGGACGTGGTGCTCGGACTGCGCGTCAAATCCTCGCTCAGGGACCCGATGAGCGTGCTGCTCACCGTGGCGCAGAACCGGTTCCTGCTCAACTCGCTGCGCGGCGAGGGCTTCCTGAACATGAGGCTCACCCGCGAGGAGGCCAGAAACGTCGTCGGCATCGACCCCGTGCGCCAGGTCTTCGAGGAGTGCATCGCCGCACGCCCCTGCGTGATGAGCCGGCACGAGGACAACGAGTTCGTCTGCCCCACCCACGGCACGCTCTTCCTGCCCGCCCTGCTGCGCGGCTCGCCGCTGTGGAAGCGGATCCAGGAAGGGCTGCGCCTGTTCGGGGTGGCGGAGGACGACCTGAGCGCCGTGACGTCCTTCCGCCTGGACATGGTCCAGCGCCCCCGCTTCACGGCCCAGCTCAGCCGCGCCACCCCGACGACTCCGGGAACCTACGGGTTCCTGCTCGGCGACGCGGCCAACGCCATCCACTTCTGGCCCGGACGCGGTCTCAACAGCGGCCTCGCCTCGGCCGTGTCCCTCGCCCGCTCACTCAGCCGGGCGTGGCGGGGCAGACCGCTGCGCGACGCCGACTTCATCCGGCACGAGGCCGCGATGTCCATGCTTCAGTACCGGCACAAGAGCCGCGCGTGGAACGCCATGGTCACCACCGACGAGCATGGTGTCACCCGAGCCGTCAAGGACGTCATAGCCCGCAGCACGGAACAGCCCCCGTCCTCGGGTCCGGCCGGCCCCGGGGACGGGCAGTCCGACCTGGAGACGCTGCTGGAGCGGATGCGCGAGATCCGTGAACGCCTCGCGCCCCGCCTTCCCGGCATGCCCACCGACGAGGAACTCCGCGGCCACCTCGGCACGCTCCGGCCGACGACCCTGCGCACTCTGTGTGACAGCGGCGCCTGGGACACGCTGATCGTCGGTGGCGAGGAGGCGGACATCGACCTCTTCTACCAGTCGGACGCGCCCGTCTACGTCGCTCGTCCGCAGGAGCCAAAGGCCGCCGCCGAGGAACGCCGGGGCGGCTCTCCGAGGGACCCGCGCGTCGCCGGTCACGAGCCCGGCGCCCAGGAGGCCGTGCCCCTCGGGTGA
- a CDS encoding cytochrome P450, whose product MREKDGLIRLRVFHPVRGEIEAAVITRYGDVRAAFAEERLVTGNGIDPMLPRTLFNHPGFLPAYSGPEHARLRRMLTGSFTVRQVEQLRPAIERMVSEHLDVMAEHGPVVDLIEAFALPIPSLAICELLQVPYETRSMFQVCSQVIMDGTADAGQLVAASAELNAAMADIVTQNRASPGDGVLGELVRRHGADLTDDELIGLGTTLLVGGHETTAAMLALSVLTLLCNPDQLAALRDDTSITKKAVEELLRYLAIPAPLLRTAVEDVEICGSKIAAGEYVLLSPLTANRDPDLVPERPDALDVHRRPVAQLSFGFGVHQCLGQQLARLELRVALPELLRRFPTLELAVPEADIRFRRGSTVYGAEALPVTW is encoded by the coding sequence ATGCGTGAGAAGGATGGCCTGATCCGTCTGCGCGTATTTCACCCGGTGCGTGGCGAAATAGAGGCCGCCGTCATCACCAGATACGGTGATGTTCGGGCTGCTTTCGCGGAGGAGCGCCTGGTGACAGGAAACGGCATCGACCCCATGCTGCCGCGCACCCTGTTCAACCACCCGGGTTTCTTGCCCGCCTACAGTGGTCCAGAACATGCACGCCTGCGCCGCATGCTCACCGGAAGCTTCACCGTTCGTCAGGTCGAGCAGCTGCGGCCCGCGATCGAGAGAATGGTCTCCGAGCACCTCGACGTCATGGCGGAGCATGGGCCCGTGGTCGACCTGATCGAGGCGTTCGCCCTGCCCATCCCCTCGCTGGCGATCTGCGAACTGCTCCAAGTACCGTATGAGACACGGTCCATGTTCCAGGTCTGCTCTCAGGTGATCATGGACGGGACGGCCGACGCCGGGCAGTTGGTGGCCGCATCGGCTGAGTTGAACGCGGCCATGGCGGACATCGTCACCCAAAATCGAGCCTCCCCGGGTGACGGAGTCTTGGGAGAACTGGTACGGCGTCACGGTGCGGACCTCACCGATGACGAACTCATCGGACTCGGAACCACCCTCCTCGTCGGAGGACACGAGACCACAGCGGCCATGCTCGCCCTGAGCGTCTTGACGCTGCTGTGCAATCCGGACCAACTGGCGGCTCTCCGGGACGACACGTCGATCACCAAAAAAGCGGTTGAGGAACTTCTGCGGTATCTCGCCATCCCCGCACCGCTCCTGAGGACGGCCGTGGAAGATGTCGAGATCTGCGGCAGCAAGATCGCCGCAGGTGAGTACGTCCTGCTCTCGCCGCTGACAGCGAATCGTGATCCCGACCTCGTGCCCGAGCGGCCTGACGCACTGGACGTCCATCGCCGTCCGGTCGCTCAGTTGTCGTTCGGCTTCGGCGTCCACCAGTGCCTCGGACAGCAGTTGGCACGGCTGGAGTTGAGGGTCGCTCTGCCCGAACTGCTCCGGCGTTTTCCCACACTGGAACTCGCCGTCCCGGAAGCGGACATCCGGTTCAGGCGGGGCTCGACGGTATACGGTGCCGAGGCGCTTCCGGTGACCTGGTGA
- a CDS encoding terpene synthase family protein: MTQTVDALPDDRREGPVSIPFPSRISSDFQAAQDRHLAWPKSFGFLSSEAEESHHLKGQFPLIAAMFYPNATGSELDIGIDQQSWYFLFDDALDDQWGQSPERVRHLVELVKEGTTGAGCPLPLASSFADMRRRSSQDMPQHWIERSSAHWSSYLDHHVHEARSRQTGSPMSLSAYLRVRRHTIGVAPVMDLAERLSSCVLPDHLYELPHLSTMREMTKMFIICDNDVISLDKDAALGENNNLVLSLEREHGLSRPEAIEKVLRRQEEVLQIFTATHHALLRATEESQLDPTARDLLKRYCTEALQTTIRGAYDWHHTSTRYRM; the protein is encoded by the coding sequence ATGACCCAAACGGTAGATGCCCTGCCTGACGACCGTCGCGAGGGCCCGGTCTCCATCCCGTTTCCCAGCCGCATCAGTTCAGATTTCCAGGCCGCTCAAGACCGTCACCTCGCCTGGCCGAAATCTTTCGGCTTCCTGTCCTCGGAAGCTGAGGAATCCCATCATCTCAAGGGCCAGTTCCCGTTGATAGCGGCCATGTTCTATCCGAACGCGACGGGAAGCGAACTGGACATCGGAATCGACCAGCAAAGCTGGTACTTCCTGTTCGACGACGCACTTGACGATCAGTGGGGCCAGTCACCTGAACGCGTCCGCCACCTGGTCGAACTCGTCAAGGAGGGCACCACCGGCGCCGGATGCCCGCTGCCACTGGCCAGTTCCTTCGCCGACATGCGGCGGCGCAGCAGCCAGGACATGCCTCAGCACTGGATAGAGCGATCCAGCGCTCACTGGTCCTCCTACCTGGACCACCATGTCCACGAGGCACGCAGCCGGCAGACCGGCAGCCCCATGTCCTTGAGTGCGTACCTACGCGTGAGGCGCCACACCATTGGCGTGGCACCGGTCATGGATCTCGCCGAGCGCCTGTCCTCATGTGTTCTCCCGGATCACCTGTACGAACTCCCGCACCTGTCGACCATGCGCGAGATGACGAAAATGTTCATCATCTGTGACAACGATGTCATCTCCCTGGACAAAGACGCCGCGCTGGGTGAGAACAACAATCTCGTGCTGTCCTTGGAACGTGAACACGGGCTCTCCCGTCCGGAAGCGATCGAAAAGGTCCTTCGCCGCCAGGAAGAAGTCCTGCAGATATTCACCGCCACCCACCACGCCCTCCTCCGAGCGACAGAGGAAAGTCAGCTCGATCCGACCGCCCGTGATCTGTTGAAGCGTTACTGCACAGAGGCACTACAGACGACCATTCGCGGTGCCTACGACTGGCATCACACCTCCACCCGATACCGGATGTGA
- a CDS encoding cytochrome P450, with protein MPQHTSKAFRRYRSVQSFRAAGTRAIRSGTSLTPRGTARSPVPLASEYFSTWHRRCRAVCLITTPVAAPVAPGRLPLLGHLPQLAIKRVSFLQSIRDRGEIVKIFLGTRPVLVLNSPEAVHDVLVTQSRKFSKGLLFDVARPFIGNGIITSEREVHRRQRRALQPAFHRDSITTYVGTMTDIAEQQVSAWRPGEVIAMDRAMRKTMTVMLVAALFSTERPDGAEAMAQLGERVAEHLTTLMRGVFMGTVLPAPIASSSVLGHRRYLSAAAALRELADTAVRQARQDPTDRGDLLSIMFAGTPANPQGMSDVEARDELLSLLMAGAETTSTTLSWALHELGRRPEIAERIRDECHARPADVLPDASSLPFTDRFLREVLRLHQPNWLLMRRALEPVRVRGIEIPSEAEMIYSAATMHRDPAYFPDPLRFDPDRWLERSQQELPQGAYIPFAMGNRKCIGDFFAMTEMLVVITSIVSRWQLRPIEGHRVRPLVQAQIRPSSLPMLVSRRQSR; from the coding sequence GTGCCGCAACACACCAGCAAGGCGTTTCGTCGATACCGCTCGGTGCAAAGCTTCCGGGCAGCAGGCACGCGTGCGATCAGGAGCGGCACTTCGCTCACACCCAGGGGCACTGCCCGTTCCCCCGTTCCCCTGGCAAGCGAATATTTCAGCACTTGGCACAGGAGGTGCAGAGCTGTGTGTTTGATCACCACTCCAGTGGCGGCGCCTGTCGCGCCGGGCCGCCTTCCCTTACTCGGGCACCTACCTCAGCTCGCCATCAAACGAGTGAGCTTCCTGCAGTCCATCAGGGATCGAGGCGAGATCGTCAAGATATTTCTCGGAACTCGTCCGGTGTTGGTCCTGAACTCGCCGGAAGCAGTCCATGACGTTCTCGTGACGCAGAGCAGAAAATTTAGCAAAGGATTGTTGTTCGACGTCGCGAGGCCTTTTATTGGAAATGGCATAATCACGTCCGAGCGAGAGGTCCACAGGCGCCAGCGGCGTGCACTCCAGCCCGCTTTCCATCGTGACAGCATTACCACATATGTCGGCACGATGACTGATATCGCTGAGCAGCAGGTGTCTGCGTGGCGCCCGGGCGAAGTGATCGCGATGGATCGGGCGATGCGTAAGACGATGACCGTCATGCTCGTCGCGGCCTTGTTCAGCACCGAACGCCCGGATGGCGCCGAGGCCATGGCACAGCTGGGTGAACGGGTCGCCGAGCACCTGACCACGCTGATGCGCGGGGTTTTCATGGGTACCGTGCTGCCCGCGCCGATCGCCTCCTCGTCCGTGCTGGGTCACCGCCGGTATCTGTCAGCGGCCGCGGCTCTGCGCGAACTCGCGGACACGGCTGTCCGACAGGCTCGGCAAGATCCCACCGACCGTGGCGATCTGCTGTCGATCATGTTCGCCGGCACACCCGCGAACCCCCAGGGAATGAGCGACGTGGAGGCCCGCGATGAGCTGTTGTCCTTGCTCATGGCCGGTGCTGAAACCACGTCGACGACCTTGTCCTGGGCTCTTCATGAACTCGGTCGGCGCCCGGAGATCGCCGAGCGCATCAGGGACGAGTGCCATGCGCGGCCTGCCGACGTCCTTCCTGACGCATCGTCGCTTCCCTTCACCGACCGGTTCCTGCGGGAGGTGCTTCGGTTGCATCAGCCCAACTGGCTTCTCATGCGACGGGCCCTGGAGCCTGTGCGTGTCCGCGGTATCGAGATCCCGTCGGAGGCCGAGATGATCTACAGTGCCGCGACGATGCATCGGGACCCGGCGTACTTCCCGGATCCCCTGCGATTCGACCCGGACCGATGGCTCGAACGTTCCCAACAGGAGCTTCCGCAGGGCGCCTACATACCGTTCGCCATGGGCAACAGGAAGTGTATCGGGGACTTCTTCGCCATGACCGAGATGCTGGTCGTCATCACCTCGATCGTCTCCCGGTGGCAGCTGCGTCCGATCGAGGGTCATCGGGTCCGGCCACTGGTCCAGGCGCAGATCCGGCCCAGTTCGCTGCCCATGCTCGTCTCACGCCGGCAATCCCGGTGA
- a CDS encoding amino acid permease: protein MASSKVTEAASRGTDAPGEGYERGLGSRQVQMIAVGGAIGVGLFLGAGANIAKAGPSLILMYAIAGVIIFFIMRALGELLLYRPVSGSFAEYAREFLGPFFGYFTAWTYWLMWVVTGMAELTAAAIYVDYWFPSIPRWVTALVFLVVLFGVNLISVKVFGELEFWFSMVKVTALIGMILIGLGVLTFGFSSAGDTASVANLYQFDGFFPKGIGSSLMTLQGVMFAYLAVELVGVTAGESENPEKTLPKAINTLPWRIALFYVGALTVILCVVKWTEFAPGVSPFVAAFAKIGIPAAAGIVNFVVLTAALSSCNSGMYSTGRMLRTLADSGEAPAAFQKLSASKTPALGITVSVLFMGIGVVLNYIVPEKAFGYVTSVATAAGIWTWLMILISHVLYRRAVDSGRLPASSFPAPGGAVCSWIAIVFLLFVTCLIAYDADSRICLYVMAGWAVVLGIGWAALKSGNPEIAERSEP from the coding sequence ATGGCCTCTTCAAAGGTCACCGAAGCTGCTTCGCGGGGCACTGACGCCCCAGGGGAGGGGTACGAGCGCGGGCTCGGCAGCCGTCAGGTTCAGATGATCGCGGTCGGCGGCGCCATCGGCGTCGGCCTCTTCCTGGGGGCCGGGGCGAACATTGCCAAGGCCGGGCCCAGCCTGATCCTCATGTATGCCATCGCCGGCGTCATCATCTTCTTCATCATGCGGGCGCTCGGCGAGCTGCTCCTGTACCGCCCTGTCTCGGGCTCCTTCGCGGAGTACGCCCGGGAGTTTCTCGGCCCCTTCTTCGGCTACTTCACCGCCTGGACGTACTGGCTGATGTGGGTCGTCACGGGTATGGCCGAGCTGACAGCCGCCGCGATCTATGTCGACTACTGGTTCCCGTCGATCCCGCGATGGGTGACAGCCCTGGTCTTCCTGGTGGTCCTCTTCGGCGTCAACCTGATCTCCGTGAAGGTCTTCGGAGAGCTGGAGTTCTGGTTCTCGATGGTCAAGGTCACCGCCCTGATCGGCATGATCCTGATCGGTCTCGGCGTCCTCACCTTCGGGTTCAGCAGCGCCGGTGACACGGCGTCGGTCGCGAACCTCTACCAGTTCGACGGCTTCTTCCCCAAGGGTATCGGCTCCTCCCTGATGACCTTGCAGGGTGTCATGTTCGCCTACCTCGCGGTCGAGTTGGTCGGCGTCACGGCCGGCGAGTCGGAGAACCCGGAGAAGACCCTCCCCAAGGCGATCAACACGCTCCCGTGGCGCATCGCGCTGTTCTACGTCGGTGCGCTCACGGTGATCCTGTGTGTGGTGAAGTGGACCGAGTTCGCGCCGGGCGTCTCGCCGTTCGTCGCCGCCTTCGCGAAGATCGGCATCCCGGCGGCCGCCGGGATCGTCAACTTCGTCGTCCTCACCGCCGCCCTGTCCTCGTGCAACTCCGGCATGTACTCCACGGGCCGCATGCTGCGCACCCTCGCTGACAGCGGTGAGGCGCCGGCCGCCTTCCAGAAGCTGTCCGCGTCGAAGACCCCGGCACTTGGCATCACCGTCTCGGTCCTCTTCATGGGTATCGGCGTGGTGCTCAACTACATCGTTCCGGAGAAGGCCTTCGGCTACGTCACCTCCGTCGCCACCGCGGCCGGCATCTGGACGTGGCTGATGATCCTGATCAGCCACGTCCTCTACCGCCGCGCGGTCGACTCGGGCCGCCTGCCCGCCTCCTCCTTCCCGGCGCCGGGCGGCGCGGTGTGCAGCTGGATCGCCATCGTGTTCCTGCTCTTCGTCACGTGCCTGATCGCCTACGACGCCGACTCCCGGATCTGCCTGTACGTGATGGCCGGCTGGGCCGTCGTGCTCGGCATCGGCTGGGCGGCTCTGAAATCCGGCAACCCGGAGATCGCCGAGCGCAGCGAGCCGTGA